In the genome of Calditrichota bacterium, one region contains:
- a CDS encoding DUF47 domain-containing protein gives MKILPKHERFFEMFAEAAANIQEAAQLLVQMLESGKEAERFGRQIKELEHKGDKLTHEIINKLNTTFVTPFDREDIYALCRALDDVIDLVDSAADRVYLFELTNPGEDAVKLAKIIAEASAEIVRGVSLLRHPAQMCVHCIEINRLENEGDRVFRHGLAKLFHNCTDPIEIIKLKDFYQDLELATDRCEDVANVLEAISVKNV, from the coding sequence ATGAAGATTCTTCCGAAGCATGAGCGGTTTTTTGAGATGTTTGCCGAGGCTGCTGCCAACATTCAGGAGGCGGCACAGCTCCTTGTGCAGATGCTCGAGTCCGGCAAGGAAGCCGAGCGCTTTGGCCGCCAGATCAAAGAGCTGGAGCACAAGGGGGACAAGCTCACCCACGAAATCATCAACAAGCTGAACACCACTTTTGTCACCCCTTTCGATCGGGAGGATATCTACGCCCTGTGTCGGGCCTTAGACGATGTGATCGACCTCGTTGATTCTGCCGCTGACCGCGTTTATCTCTTTGAGCTGACCAACCCTGGCGAGGATGCCGTGAAACTGGCGAAAATCATCGCTGAGGCCTCGGCGGAGATCGTGCGCGGGGTAAGCCTCCTTCGCCACCCAGCGCAAATGTGCGTGCATTGCATCGAAATCAATCGCCTGGAGAATGAGGGGGACAGGGTGTTCCGCCACGGGCTTGCTAAGCTTTTCCACAACTGCACTGACCCCATTGAGATTATCAAGCTCAAGGATTTCTATCAGGATCTGGAGCTGGCCACGGACCGTTGTGAGGACGTGGCCAACGTGCTGGAGGCGATTTCGGTGAAGAACGTGTGA